In Nonomuraea muscovyensis, one genomic interval encodes:
- the lysX gene encoding bifunctional lysylphosphatidylglycerol synthetase/lysine--tRNA ligase LysX, producing the protein MSDELPEQMRIRREKLDRLRSDGVDPYPVNFPRTATNAEVRERHQGLEPDTATGETVAVTGRVMLNRVGGKLCFATLRDGSADLQVMISLDKVGEESLAAWKRDVDLGDHVGVTGEVITSRRGELSILADRWEITAKCLRPLPEKHIGLTDPEARVRQRYVDLIVNDEARQMARLRSATVRAVRDFWHEEGYLEVETPMLQPIHGGASARPFRTHINAYDMELYLRIAIELYLKRLVVGGIEKVFEINRNFRNEGADSTHNPEFTMIEAYGTYLDYHDMADLTQRMYQKAVVAALGTTVVRHGDTEVDLGLERWPRVPLYTLVSDAVGEEITTATALERVRALADKHDVHWDPKWGQGKVVQELFEELVEHTLVQPTFVMDYPLETSPLARTHRHDPLLTEKWDLIGFGTELGTAYSELNDPIEQRRRLVEQSLLAAGGDAEAMQLDEDFLQALEYAMPPTGGMGAGIDRMIMAFTGKNIRETILFPLVKPTH; encoded by the coding sequence GTGAGCGACGAACTTCCCGAGCAGATGCGAATCCGGAGGGAGAAGCTCGACCGCCTTCGCAGCGACGGCGTCGATCCTTACCCGGTCAATTTCCCGCGCACCGCGACCAACGCCGAGGTCCGGGAGCGTCACCAGGGCCTGGAGCCCGACACCGCCACCGGCGAAACGGTCGCGGTCACGGGCCGCGTGATGCTCAACCGGGTGGGCGGCAAGCTCTGCTTCGCCACGTTGCGCGACGGCAGCGCCGACCTACAGGTGATGATCTCCCTCGACAAGGTGGGCGAGGAGTCGCTGGCCGCCTGGAAGCGCGACGTCGACCTCGGTGACCACGTGGGCGTGACGGGCGAGGTGATCACCTCCCGCCGCGGGGAGCTGTCGATCCTGGCCGACCGCTGGGAGATCACCGCCAAGTGCCTGCGCCCCCTGCCGGAGAAGCACATCGGCCTCACCGACCCCGAGGCCCGGGTCCGCCAGCGCTACGTCGACCTCATCGTCAACGACGAGGCCCGGCAGATGGCCCGGCTACGCAGCGCCACCGTGCGCGCCGTGCGCGACTTCTGGCACGAGGAGGGCTACCTCGAGGTCGAGACGCCGATGCTGCAGCCGATCCACGGCGGCGCTTCGGCCCGGCCGTTCAGGACCCACATCAACGCCTACGACATGGAGCTCTACCTTCGCATCGCGATCGAGCTCTACCTCAAGAGGCTGGTCGTCGGCGGCATCGAGAAGGTCTTCGAGATCAACCGCAACTTCCGCAACGAGGGCGCCGACTCCACGCACAACCCCGAGTTCACCATGATCGAGGCCTACGGCACCTACCTCGACTACCACGACATGGCCGACCTGACCCAGCGGATGTACCAGAAGGCCGTCGTCGCGGCGCTCGGCACCACCGTGGTCAGGCACGGCGACACCGAGGTGGACCTCGGCCTGGAGCGGTGGCCGCGGGTGCCCCTCTACACCCTGGTCTCCGACGCGGTCGGCGAGGAGATCACCACCGCCACCGCGCTGGAGCGGGTGCGCGCGCTGGCCGACAAGCACGACGTCCACTGGGACCCGAAGTGGGGCCAGGGCAAGGTCGTCCAGGAGCTGTTCGAGGAGCTCGTCGAGCACACGCTCGTCCAGCCCACGTTCGTGATGGACTACCCGCTGGAGACCTCGCCGCTCGCCCGCACCCACCGCCACGACCCGCTGCTCACCGAGAAGTGGGACCTGATCGGGTTCGGCACCGAGCTGGGCACCGCCTACTCCGAGCTCAACGACCCGATCGAGCAGCGCCGCCGCCTGGTCGAGCAGTCGCTGCTGGCCGCCGGCGGCGACGCCGAGGCCATGCAGCTCGACGAGGACTTCCTGCAGGCCCTCGAATACGCCATGCCCCCGACGGGCGGCATGGGCGCCGGCATCGACCGGATGATCATGGCCTTCACGGGCAAGAACATCCGCGAGACCATCCTCTTCCCGCTGGTCAAGCCGACGCACTGA
- a CDS encoding type III pantothenate kinase: MLLTIDVGNTHTVLGLFEGDEVIEHWRLATDPRRTADEIAVVLQGLLEQSPLLKGADISGIAICSTVPSVLNEMREMCRRYYGDVTAVIVEPGVRTGVPVRMDNPKEVGSDRIVNALAAIDQYGGPCIIVDFGTATSFDAVSAKGEYVGAVTAPGIEISVDALAAAGAQLHKVELIRPRSVIAKNTVEALQAGIIYGFAGQVDGIVERMAAELADDPDEVTVVATGGHAGLVMGESRSIDVHEPWLTLIGLRLIYQRNVT, from the coding sequence ATGCTGCTCACGATCGACGTCGGCAACACGCACACGGTGCTCGGCCTGTTCGAGGGCGATGAGGTCATCGAGCACTGGCGGCTCGCCACCGACCCGCGCCGCACCGCCGACGAGATCGCAGTCGTGCTCCAGGGCCTGCTCGAACAGTCCCCCCTGCTCAAGGGAGCCGACATCAGCGGCATCGCGATCTGCTCCACCGTGCCGAGCGTGCTCAACGAGATGCGCGAGATGTGCCGCCGCTACTACGGCGACGTCACCGCGGTCATCGTGGAGCCCGGCGTGCGCACCGGCGTGCCGGTCCGCATGGACAACCCCAAGGAGGTCGGCAGCGACCGCATCGTCAACGCGCTGGCCGCCATCGACCAGTACGGCGGGCCCTGCATCATCGTCGACTTCGGCACCGCCACCTCCTTCGACGCGGTGTCGGCCAAGGGCGAGTACGTCGGCGCCGTCACCGCCCCCGGCATTGAGATCTCCGTGGACGCCCTGGCTGCGGCGGGCGCCCAGCTCCACAAGGTCGAGCTGATCAGGCCCCGCTCGGTCATCGCCAAGAACACCGTCGAGGCGCTGCAGGCCGGCATCATCTACGGCTTCGCCGGCCAGGTCGACGGCATCGTCGAGCGGATGGCGGCCGAACTGGCCGACGACCCGGACGAGGTGACCGTGGTGGCGACCGGCGGACACGCGGGCCTGGTGATGGGCGAGTCCCGCTCGATCGACGTCCACGAGCCGTGGCTGACGCTCATCGGCCTGCGGCTCATCTACCAGCGCAACGTCACCTAG
- a CDS encoding L-aspartate oxidase, whose product MSAPAIPLRLTAPAPGWVVEADVVVVGSGIAGLTVALRYAELDPAAKVLVVTKDVLSSGSTRWAQGGIAAVLDPEDTPEEHLNDTLLAGVGLCDVRAVRTLVTEGPGALRRLMARGARFDRTDGGRLQLTREGGHRRDRIVHAGGDATGAEVQRALVEAVRASAIEVVEHALVLDLLKDARGRARGVTLHVMGEGARDGVGAVHAGAVVLATGGMGQVYAATTNPVVSTGDGVALALRAGAVVRDLEFVQFHPTVLWLGEDSTGQQPLISEAVRGEGAILVDHAGEAFMRDVHELADLAPRDVVAKAIMRRMRESGRDHMLLDGRHFGEERWRARFPTIHAVCREHGVDPVREPIPVAPAAHYASGGVRTDLMGRTSIEGLYACGEVACTGVHGANRLASNSLLEGLVFAERIAADIARDNRAGGRPEPGEPVASRTPDGLVDPRARTRIQAHMSRGAGVLRARDSLAGTARALRDARWTPVQVAPCTESWEATNLLTVATVLTAAAVARLETRGSHWREDHPERDDDEWLGHLDVTLTEEGLQMTYTPHGDAIPARLEQELAGAGLDPAEVNALVDRALAEDLQEAGDVTSLATIPAGQRAVADVVARADGVVAGLAAAEAVFVRLGADRVERGAKDGERVRAGEVLMTVEGPVRGLLTAERTALNLLTHLSGVATLTARWVEAVSGTKARVRDSRKTLPGLRSLEKYAVRCGGGVNHRMSLSDAALIKDNHVVAAGGVAEAFRAVRDRYPDLPIEVEVDRIDQIEPVLAEGAEEILLDNFTPEDLAHAVQIVKNRARLEASGGLTLESARDVAETGVDYLAVGALTHSAPALDIALDLRG is encoded by the coding sequence ATGAGTGCACCCGCGATCCCGCTGCGGTTGACCGCTCCCGCCCCGGGCTGGGTCGTCGAGGCCGACGTGGTCGTCGTGGGCTCCGGCATCGCCGGGCTCACCGTGGCGCTGCGGTACGCCGAGCTCGACCCCGCCGCCAAGGTCCTGGTCGTCACCAAGGACGTGCTCTCCTCCGGCTCCACCCGGTGGGCGCAGGGCGGCATCGCGGCCGTGCTCGACCCGGAGGACACACCCGAGGAGCACCTGAACGACACCCTGCTCGCCGGGGTCGGGCTGTGCGACGTGCGGGCCGTGCGGACGCTGGTCACCGAGGGGCCCGGCGCGCTGCGACGGCTGATGGCGCGCGGCGCGCGCTTCGACCGGACGGACGGCGGGCGGCTCCAGCTCACCCGCGAGGGCGGCCACCGGCGCGACCGCATCGTGCACGCGGGTGGCGACGCCACGGGTGCCGAGGTGCAGCGCGCCCTGGTCGAGGCGGTGCGGGCGAGCGCGATCGAGGTCGTCGAGCACGCGCTGGTGCTCGACCTGCTCAAGGACGCCCGCGGCCGGGCGCGCGGCGTGACGCTGCACGTCATGGGCGAGGGCGCGCGCGACGGGGTGGGCGCCGTGCACGCCGGGGCCGTGGTGCTGGCCACGGGCGGCATGGGCCAGGTCTACGCCGCCACGACCAACCCCGTCGTCTCCACCGGCGACGGGGTGGCGCTGGCGCTGCGGGCCGGAGCGGTGGTCCGCGACCTGGAGTTCGTCCAGTTCCACCCCACGGTGCTCTGGCTGGGCGAGGACTCGACCGGCCAGCAGCCGCTGATCTCCGAGGCGGTCAGGGGCGAGGGGGCGATCCTCGTCGACCACGCGGGTGAGGCGTTCATGCGTGACGTGCACGAGCTGGCCGACCTGGCCCCGCGTGACGTGGTGGCCAAGGCCATCATGCGCAGGATGCGCGAGAGCGGGCGCGACCACATGCTGCTCGACGGCCGCCACTTCGGCGAGGAGAGGTGGCGGGCCAGGTTCCCCACCATCCACGCGGTCTGCCGCGAGCACGGCGTCGACCCGGTCCGCGAGCCCATCCCCGTCGCCCCGGCCGCCCACTACGCCAGCGGCGGCGTCCGTACCGACCTGATGGGCCGCACGTCCATCGAGGGTCTGTACGCGTGCGGCGAGGTGGCCTGCACCGGCGTGCACGGCGCCAACCGGCTGGCGTCCAACTCGCTGCTGGAAGGGCTGGTGTTCGCCGAGCGCATAGCCGCGGACATCGCCCGCGACAACCGCGCCGGAGGCCGGCCGGAGCCGGGCGAGCCCGTCGCGAGCCGGACGCCGGACGGACTGGTCGACCCGCGCGCCAGGACCAGGATCCAGGCGCACATGAGCAGGGGGGCCGGCGTCCTGCGGGCCCGGGACTCCCTCGCCGGCACGGCCCGCGCGCTGCGCGACGCCCGCTGGACGCCCGTCCAGGTGGCGCCCTGCACCGAGTCCTGGGAGGCGACGAACCTGCTCACCGTCGCGACCGTGCTCACGGCCGCCGCGGTGGCCCGGCTGGAGACCCGCGGGTCGCACTGGCGCGAGGACCACCCCGAGCGTGACGACGACGAATGGCTGGGCCACCTGGACGTGACCCTGACCGAGGAGGGCCTGCAGATGACCTACACGCCGCACGGCGACGCCATTCCGGCGCGCCTGGAACAGGAGCTCGCCGGCGCCGGGCTCGATCCGGCCGAGGTGAACGCGCTCGTCGACCGGGCGCTCGCCGAGGACCTCCAGGAGGCCGGCGACGTGACGAGCCTGGCGACGATCCCGGCCGGACAGCGCGCGGTCGCCGACGTGGTCGCCCGCGCCGACGGCGTCGTGGCCGGGCTCGCCGCCGCCGAGGCCGTCTTCGTCCGGCTGGGCGCGGACCGCGTCGAGCGCGGGGCCAAGGACGGGGAGCGCGTCCGGGCGGGTGAGGTGTTGATGACCGTCGAGGGTCCCGTCCGCGGGCTCCTCACGGCGGAGCGCACGGCGCTCAACCTGCTGACGCACCTTTCGGGCGTCGCCACGCTCACCGCCAGGTGGGTGGAGGCGGTCAGCGGCACGAAGGCGCGCGTCCGGGACAGCCGCAAGACCCTGCCGGGGCTGCGGTCGCTGGAGAAGTACGCGGTGCGCTGCGGCGGCGGCGTCAACCACCGGATGTCGCTGTCGGACGCCGCGCTGATAAAGGACAACCACGTGGTGGCCGCGGGCGGCGTCGCCGAGGCGTTCCGCGCGGTCCGCGACCGCTACCCGGACCTGCCGATCGAGGTGGAGGTGGACCGGATCGACCAGATCGAGCCGGTGCTCGCCGAGGGCGCCGAGGAGATCCTGCTCGACAATTTCACTCCCGAGGATCTCGCCCATGCCGTTCAAATCGTGAAAAATCGGGCGCGACTGGAAGCCAGTGGGGGGTTGACCTTGGAATCGGCCCGTGATGTGGCCGAAACTGGCGTTGACTACCTTGCGGTGGGAGCGCTCACCCACTCGGCGCCGGCCCTTGACATCGCACTGGACCTACGGGGGTAA
- the panC gene encoding pantoate--beta-alanine ligase encodes MDLIVAEDRSDLVKARGEGRVALVPTMGALHEGHRTLIREARGRADQVVVSIFVNPLQFGPNEDYSRYPRTFAADLEACREEGVSVVFAPSVQTMYHPDRQVGVSSGLMGTLVEGASRPGHFDGVLTVVLKLFNLVSPDLAAFGQKDAQQLALIRRMVADLDLPIEILGVPTVREPDGLALSSRNRYLSADDRRVALSLSGALRAGAERSTPAEVRAAARAVLDEAPPGLAVDYLVLVDPATFTEVPDSYAGEAVLAVAAKVGTTRLIDNVTVTL; translated from the coding sequence ATGGACCTGATCGTCGCCGAGGACCGGTCCGACCTGGTCAAGGCCAGGGGGGAGGGGCGGGTGGCGCTGGTGCCCACGATGGGCGCGCTGCACGAGGGCCACCGCACGCTGATCCGCGAGGCTCGGGGCCGTGCCGACCAGGTCGTGGTGAGCATCTTCGTCAACCCCCTGCAGTTCGGGCCGAACGAGGACTACTCGCGCTATCCCCGCACGTTCGCCGCCGACCTGGAGGCGTGCCGGGAAGAGGGCGTGAGCGTGGTGTTCGCCCCCTCCGTGCAGACCATGTACCACCCCGACCGCCAGGTCGGGGTGAGCTCGGGCCTCATGGGCACGCTCGTGGAGGGCGCCAGCCGGCCGGGTCACTTCGACGGCGTGCTCACGGTCGTGCTCAAGCTGTTCAACCTGGTGAGCCCCGACCTCGCCGCCTTCGGCCAGAAGGACGCCCAGCAGCTCGCCCTGATCCGCCGCATGGTCGCCGACCTCGACCTGCCGATCGAGATCCTCGGCGTGCCCACGGTACGCGAGCCCGACGGGCTGGCCCTGTCGAGCCGCAACCGCTACCTGTCCGCCGACGACCGCCGGGTGGCGCTGTCCCTGTCCGGCGCCCTGCGCGCCGGCGCCGAGCGGTCCACCCCCGCCGAGGTCCGGGCGGCGGCGCGGGCGGTGCTGGACGAGGCGCCTCCCGGGCTGGCGGTCGACTACCTGGTGCTCGTGGATCCGGCCACGTTCACCGAGGTCCCCGACTCCTACGCCGGGGAGGCCGTGCTCGCGGTGGCCGCCAAGGTCGGCACCACCCGGCTCATCGACAACGTCACCGTGACGCTGTAG
- a CDS encoding Rossmann-like and DUF2520 domain-containing protein: MDANDRPARLAVGVLGAGRVGSALGAALAQAGHRIVAAGGVSDTSIRWAAERLGVVPVRPEDVVAAAELILLTVPDDALPDLVNGLAATGVELRGKLLVHTSGAYGLSVLEPASRMGALPFALHPVMTFTGRDDDLNRITGCSFGVTAPDPLRPIAEALVIEMGGEPVWIADSDRALYHAALAGAANHMVTLIAESSELLRRIGVDHPGRMLGPLLGAALDNVLRLGIAGLTGPVVRGDAGTVRKHVDALILAAPEAADAYIALARLTADRALAAGLLKPEEAERLLDALGGNIWT; encoded by the coding sequence ATGGACGCAAATGATCGGCCGGCACGGCTGGCCGTCGGAGTGCTGGGAGCGGGACGCGTGGGCTCCGCGCTCGGCGCGGCGCTCGCGCAGGCCGGGCACCGGATCGTCGCGGCGGGCGGGGTGTCCGACACCTCGATCAGGTGGGCCGCCGAGCGGCTGGGCGTCGTGCCCGTCCGGCCCGAGGACGTGGTCGCGGCGGCGGAGCTGATCCTGCTCACGGTGCCCGACGACGCGCTGCCCGACCTGGTGAACGGGCTGGCCGCCACCGGCGTCGAACTGCGGGGCAAGCTGCTGGTGCACACCAGCGGCGCCTACGGCCTGTCGGTGCTGGAGCCGGCGTCCCGGATGGGGGCGCTGCCGTTCGCGCTGCACCCGGTGATGACGTTCACCGGCCGTGACGACGACCTCAACCGGATCACCGGCTGCTCGTTCGGGGTGACGGCGCCGGACCCGCTGCGGCCCATCGCCGAGGCCCTGGTCATCGAGATGGGCGGCGAGCCGGTGTGGATCGCCGACTCCGACCGCGCCCTCTACCACGCGGCGCTGGCCGGGGCGGCCAACCACATGGTCACGCTCATCGCCGAGTCGTCGGAGCTGCTGCGCCGCATCGGCGTCGACCATCCCGGCCGGATGCTCGGCCCGCTGCTCGGCGCGGCCCTGGACAACGTGCTGCGGCTGGGCATCGCCGGGCTCACCGGTCCCGTGGTGCGCGGCGACGCGGGCACGGTGCGCAAGCACGTCGACGCGCTCATCCTGGCGGCACCCGAGGCGGCGGACGCCTACATCGCGCTCGCTAGGCTCACCGCCGACCGCGCGCTCGCCGCCGGGCTGCTGAAGCCCGAGGAGGCCGAGCGCCTGCTGGACGCGCTGGGAGGCAACATATGGACCTGA
- a CDS encoding SAM-dependent methyltransferase, with the protein MWLTWRAAMERALYGEDGFYLRERPSGHFRTSVSATPAFAEAVLALLMEVDAELGGPPTLDLVDIGAGEGLLAGHVLEAAGPKLRERLRITAVELSPRPAGLPEPIAWSATVPAAIHGLAIANEWLDNVPLDVAEQTPDGPRLVMVHTRTGEERLGGPLEPADRAWLDRWWPPVALGARVELGGPRDAAWASVVTRLDRGRAIAIDYAHPVDNRPPHGTLTGYRDGSVVTPIPDGTCDITAHVALDACAAAGERAGAISTTLSTQRAALRALGVTGHRPPLELAREDPRGYLRALARASEEGELIDPNGLGGFGWLAQTR; encoded by the coding sequence ATGTGGCTCACCTGGCGTGCCGCGATGGAACGCGCGCTCTACGGCGAGGACGGCTTCTACCTGCGCGAACGCCCCTCCGGTCACTTCCGCACCTCGGTCAGCGCCACGCCCGCGTTCGCCGAGGCGGTCCTCGCGCTGCTCATGGAGGTCGACGCCGAGCTGGGCGGGCCGCCGACGCTCGACCTGGTCGACATCGGCGCCGGCGAGGGCCTGCTGGCGGGCCACGTGCTGGAGGCCGCCGGTCCGAAACTGCGCGAACGGCTGCGCATCACGGCCGTCGAGCTGTCCCCCCGGCCCGCCGGGCTGCCGGAGCCGATCGCCTGGAGCGCCACCGTCCCGGCCGCGATCCACGGGCTGGCCATCGCGAACGAGTGGCTGGACAACGTCCCGCTCGACGTGGCCGAGCAGACACCTGACGGGCCACGCCTGGTCATGGTGCACACCCGCACGGGCGAGGAGCGGCTGGGCGGCCCGCTGGAGCCGGCCGACCGCGCGTGGCTCGACCGATGGTGGCCGCCGGTCGCCCTGGGGGCGCGCGTCGAGCTGGGCGGGCCCAGGGACGCCGCCTGGGCGTCGGTCGTGACCCGGCTCGACCGGGGCCGGGCGATCGCCATCGATTATGCACACCCTGTGGATAACCGGCCGCCTCATGGCACGCTCACCGGATACCGTGACGGCTCGGTCGTGACGCCCATACCGGACGGCACCTGCGACATCACCGCGCATGTGGCGCTCGACGCCTGCGCCGCGGCCGGCGAGCGGGCCGGCGCGATATCCACAACCTTGTCCACACAGCGGGCCGCGCTGCGCGCCCTGGGCGTCACCGGCCACCGCCCGCCGCTGGAGCTGGCGCGAGAGGATCCGCGCGGATATCTGCGGGCGCTGGCACGCGCTTCGGAGGAGGGCGAGCTGATCGATCCGAACGGGCTGGGCGGCTTCGGCTGGCTCGCCCAGACCCGCTGA
- a CDS encoding cytochrome P450, with product MRFDPWNPDFVAHPYDAYAELRRDAPVSYFEPTGQWLISRYADVNALLRDRRLGRAYLHTATHEEFGREPEPEFQEPFWRVVRAGMLDVEPPVHTRLRRLVSRAFTPRMVESLRPRVRAIAAGLVDTFVEKGGGDLIAEVAEPLPVTVIADMLGVPEADRPLLRPWSADICGMYELNPSPEAQHTAVRAADEFAGYLRGLARERASRPGEDLISALAQIDELTEDELVGTCVLLLNAGHEATVNVTGNGWWSLFRNPAELTRLREDRSLLPTAVEELMRWDTPLQMFERWVLEDIEVHGTRIPRGSEVALLFGSANRDPEVFADPDRLDVGRADNPHISFGAGIHFCLGAPLARIELIESFGALLDRADRLELLREPEWKPGYVIRGLHSLDLAVA from the coding sequence GTGCGCTTTGACCCCTGGAATCCGGATTTCGTCGCCCACCCCTACGACGCCTACGCCGAGCTGAGGCGCGACGCGCCCGTCAGCTACTTCGAGCCGACCGGGCAGTGGCTGATCTCCCGGTACGCCGACGTCAACGCCCTGCTCAGGGATCGCCGGCTGGGCCGGGCCTACCTTCACACGGCCACCCACGAGGAGTTCGGGCGGGAGCCGGAGCCGGAGTTCCAGGAGCCGTTCTGGCGGGTGGTCAGGGCCGGCATGCTCGATGTCGAGCCGCCGGTCCACACCCGGTTGCGCCGCCTGGTCTCCCGGGCGTTCACCCCGCGCATGGTCGAGTCACTGCGGCCTCGGGTCCGCGCCATCGCCGCCGGCCTGGTCGACACGTTCGTGGAGAAGGGCGGCGGCGACCTGATCGCCGAGGTGGCCGAGCCGTTGCCGGTGACGGTGATCGCCGACATGCTCGGCGTGCCCGAGGCCGACCGTCCGCTGCTGCGCCCCTGGTCGGCGGACATCTGCGGCATGTACGAGCTCAACCCGTCGCCGGAGGCGCAGCACACGGCGGTCCGGGCGGCCGACGAGTTCGCCGGTTACCTCAGGGGCCTGGCCCGCGAGCGGGCGTCACGCCCCGGCGAGGACCTGATCTCCGCCCTGGCGCAGATCGACGAGCTGACCGAGGACGAGCTGGTCGGCACCTGCGTGCTGCTGCTGAACGCGGGCCACGAGGCCACCGTGAACGTGACCGGCAACGGCTGGTGGTCGCTGTTCCGCAACCCCGCCGAGCTGACCCGGCTGCGCGAGGATCGGAGCCTGCTGCCCACGGCGGTCGAGGAGCTGATGCGGTGGGACACCCCGCTGCAGATGTTCGAGCGGTGGGTGCTGGAGGACATCGAGGTGCACGGCACCCGGATCCCGCGCGGGAGCGAGGTGGCGCTGCTGTTCGGCTCGGCCAACCGCGACCCCGAGGTGTTCGCCGACCCCGACCGGCTCGACGTGGGGCGCGCCGACAACCCGCACATCTCGTTCGGGGCGGGCATCCACTTCTGCCTCGGCGCGCCGCTGGCCCGCATCGAGCTGATCGAGTCGTTCGGGGCGCTGCTCGACCGGGCCGACCGGCTGGAGCTGCTGCGCGAGCCGGAGTGGAAGCCCGGCTACGTCATCCGCGGTCTTCACTCGCTGGACCTCGCGGTCGCCTAG
- a CDS encoding TerC family protein, producing MLDWVSDPQIWIGFFTLVALEIVLGIDNIIFISILAGKLPPEQRDRARVLGLGAALISRLLLLLALSWVVRLTEPLFEVFGEEISGRDLILLLGGLFLLAKSVTEIGHSMELKEGDGKKRAATSFTSVIVQIMILDVVFSLDSVITAVGMVDELGVMIAAVVAAVLVMLVASGPISRFVDRHPSIKMLALAFLVLIGVVLIAEGLDQHIPKGYIYFAMAFSVIVEMLNIRMRSRHTKQRETTP from the coding sequence ATGTTGGACTGGGTGAGCGACCCGCAGATCTGGATAGGGTTCTTCACGCTCGTCGCCCTGGAGATCGTCCTGGGCATCGACAACATCATCTTCATCTCCATCCTGGCGGGCAAGCTGCCGCCCGAGCAGCGCGACAGAGCGCGGGTACTGGGGCTCGGAGCCGCGTTGATCTCGCGGTTGCTCCTGCTGCTGGCGCTGTCGTGGGTGGTGCGGCTGACGGAGCCGTTGTTCGAGGTGTTCGGCGAGGAGATCTCGGGGCGCGACCTGATCCTCCTGCTGGGCGGGCTCTTCCTGCTCGCCAAGAGCGTGACCGAGATCGGGCACAGCATGGAGCTGAAGGAGGGCGACGGCAAGAAGAGGGCCGCCACCTCCTTCACCTCGGTCATCGTCCAGATCATGATCCTGGACGTGGTCTTCTCCCTCGACTCGGTGATCACCGCGGTCGGCATGGTGGACGAGCTGGGCGTGATGATCGCGGCCGTGGTCGCGGCGGTCCTCGTGATGCTGGTCGCCTCCGGGCCGATCAGCAGGTTCGTGGACCGGCACCCGAGCATCAAGATGCTGGCCCTGGCGTTCCTCGTGCTCATCGGCGTGGTCCTCATCGCCGAGGGGCTCGACCAGCACATCCCCAAGGGCTACATCTACTTCGCGATGGCGTTCTCGGTCATCGTCGAGATGCTCAACATCCGGATGCGCAGCCGGCACACCAAGCAGCGGGAGACCACTCCGTAA
- a CDS encoding aminotransferase class V-fold PLP-dependent enzyme, producing MSTLTIFNSVPAQAAASHDPRPDAPRPIPAVLGADLEVPVKGGRLVGYANLDYAASAPCLEPVSAAVAAALPAYSSVHRGAGYASQLTTARYEQARHTVRAFAGARPDDAVVFTRNTTDATNLLARCLPEGTTVVVFDSEHHASLLPWERSVRLAPPAFPGEAVRAADEALAAVDGPKLLVVTAASNVTGELWPIAALAHIAHRHGARVLVDAAQLVPHRPLNLTALDLDYVAFSGHKLYAPFGAGVLVGRRDWLAAGEPYLKGGGAVRSVGTADEGPAGVDWYDDPEPRHEAGTPNVLGAIAIAAACDALTATGWDTLVCEEERLIARLRAGLAAIAGVRELSLWGPDHPRVGIVSFTVDGYSAREVAEALSGEYGIGVRDGKFCAHPFLRHLLGESGGGCEDGTASAVRASIGIGTTEEHVDRLVAAVRDLASRA from the coding sequence GTGTCCACTCTGACGATCTTCAACTCCGTGCCGGCCCAGGCCGCCGCGTCCCACGACCCCCGCCCTGACGCGCCGCGGCCGATCCCGGCCGTGCTGGGCGCCGACCTGGAGGTACCGGTCAAGGGCGGCCGGCTGGTCGGGTACGCCAACCTCGACTACGCCGCGAGCGCCCCCTGTCTGGAGCCGGTCAGCGCCGCCGTCGCCGCCGCGCTCCCGGCATACTCCAGCGTGCACCGCGGCGCGGGGTACGCCTCCCAGCTCACCACCGCCCGCTACGAGCAGGCCCGCCACACCGTGCGGGCGTTCGCGGGCGCCCGTCCCGACGACGCCGTGGTCTTCACGCGCAACACCACCGACGCCACCAACCTGCTCGCCCGCTGCCTGCCCGAGGGCACCACCGTCGTGGTGTTCGACAGCGAGCACCACGCCTCCCTGCTGCCCTGGGAGCGGTCCGTACGCCTGGCGCCGCCCGCCTTCCCCGGCGAGGCGGTGCGCGCGGCCGACGAGGCGCTGGCGGCCGTCGACGGGCCCAAGCTGCTCGTGGTCACCGCCGCCTCCAACGTCACCGGCGAGCTGTGGCCGATCGCGGCGCTGGCGCACATCGCGCACCGCCACGGCGCCCGCGTCCTGGTCGACGCCGCCCAACTCGTTCCGCACCGGCCGCTCAACCTGACCGCCCTCGACCTCGACTACGTGGCCTTCTCCGGGCACAAGCTGTACGCGCCGTTCGGCGCCGGGGTGCTGGTCGGTCGGCGCGACTGGCTGGCGGCCGGCGAGCCGTACCTCAAGGGGGGCGGCGCGGTCCGCTCGGTGGGGACCGCCGACGAGGGGCCGGCCGGCGTCGACTGGTACGACGACCCGGAGCCGCGGCACGAGGCGGGCACGCCGAACGTGCTGGGCGCCATCGCCATCGCCGCCGCCTGCGACGCGCTGACCGCCACCGGGTGGGACACGCTGGTGTGCGAGGAGGAGCGGCTCATCGCGCGGCTGCGCGCCGGGCTGGCCGCGATCGCCGGGGTGCGGGAACTGTCGCTGTGGGGGCCGGACCACCCGCGCGTGGGCATCGTCTCGTTCACCGTGGACGGCTACTCCGCGCGGGAGGTCGCCGAGGCGCTGTCCGGCGAGTACGGGATCGGGGTGCGCGACGGGAAGTTCTGCGCGCACCCGTTCCTCCGGCACCTGCTGGGCGAGTCCGGCGGCGGCTGCGAGGACGGCACGGCCTCGGCGGTGCGGGCGTCGATCGGCATCGGCACCACCGAGGAGCACGTGGACCGGCTGGTCGCGGCCGTGCGCGACCTCGCCTCCCGCGCGTAG